One stretch of Rosistilla oblonga DNA includes these proteins:
- a CDS encoding HAD-IIA family hydrolase gives MSKLGFLIDMDGVIYKGNQLIRGADRFIARLHQNDHPFLFLTNNSQRTQRDVAVRLQRMGIEAREEQIFTCAMATASFLSKQKPNGTAYVIGEGGLLQALHLNGYSIVDTDPDYVVVGEGRTVTAEALDAATRMILAGAKLIATNLDPNCPTASGTRPGCGATVAFLEMATGKKASSMGKPSPVMMRAARKQLGLTTSQTVMIGDTMETDIIGGVQMGYHTVLALSGGTQLTDLDNYAFGPDLVVESVEELADPSCCLETLFGLSDDEPASTESVASHRQLQLAHK, from the coding sequence ATGAGCAAACTTGGATTCTTGATCGATATGGACGGCGTGATCTACAAAGGTAACCAATTGATCCGTGGTGCCGACCGATTCATCGCCCGACTCCATCAAAACGATCATCCGTTTCTATTTTTGACAAACAACAGCCAACGCACCCAGCGCGATGTTGCGGTGCGGTTGCAGCGGATGGGAATCGAGGCACGGGAGGAGCAGATTTTCACGTGTGCGATGGCGACCGCCAGCTTCCTCTCGAAACAGAAACCCAACGGCACCGCCTACGTGATCGGTGAAGGAGGCTTGTTGCAAGCGCTCCATCTGAACGGCTATTCGATCGTCGATACCGATCCCGATTATGTAGTCGTTGGCGAAGGACGAACGGTCACGGCGGAAGCCTTGGATGCCGCGACGCGGATGATTCTGGCGGGTGCGAAATTGATTGCGACCAATCTCGATCCGAACTGCCCGACGGCAAGTGGCACTCGCCCCGGCTGTGGTGCGACGGTGGCGTTCCTGGAGATGGCGACTGGCAAAAAGGCATCCAGCATGGGCAAACCGAGCCCCGTGATGATGCGAGCCGCTCGCAAGCAGCTCGGTCTGACCACGTCGCAAACTGTGATGATCGGCGACACGATGGAGACCGACATTATCGGCGGCGTCCAGATGGGCTACCACACCGTCTTGGCTCTCTCCGGCGGAACGCAACTGACCGATCTCGACAACTATGCGTTTGGCCCCGATCTGGTCGTCGAATCAGTCGAGGAATTGGCAGACCCCAGCTGCTGTCTGGAGACGTTGTTTGGATTGTCGGACGACGAACCGGCATCGACCGAAAGCGTAGCCAGTCACCGTCAGTTGCAACTGGCGCACAAGTAA
- a CDS encoding HAD family hydrolase — protein sequence MTLTSPKLCFIHAIAIVVALASSSLHADEPLASWNDTPTKQAIVEFVERVTNKDLPDYVAPEDRIATFDNDGTLWGEHPMYTQLAFAIDRVKALAPQHPEWKTKQPFKAVLENDLPALAASGEKGLLELVMVSHAGISTAEFEAIVKDWLETARHPRFKKRYTEMTFQPMLELLAYLRANDFKTFIVSGGGVEFMRPMTQAVYGIPPEQVVGSSIKTQYEVKDGKPMLMRLAEIDFIDDKTGKPVGINKFIGKRPIASFGNSAGDREMLQWTGAGDGARLMMLVFHDDAEREYAYGPANGLPDTKFGTFPQSLMDEANEKGWHVISMKNDWKSIHPGDAE from the coding sequence ATGACACTAACCTCCCCGAAGCTCTGTTTTATTCATGCGATCGCGATCGTCGTGGCGCTGGCCAGTTCGTCGTTGCATGCCGACGAACCGCTGGCATCTTGGAACGATACGCCTACGAAGCAAGCGATCGTTGAATTTGTTGAGAGAGTCACGAACAAAGACTTGCCGGATTACGTGGCTCCCGAAGATCGCATCGCGACGTTCGACAACGACGGCACGCTTTGGGGTGAGCACCCGATGTACACGCAGCTCGCCTTTGCAATCGACCGCGTCAAGGCGCTCGCGCCTCAGCATCCCGAATGGAAGACGAAGCAGCCGTTCAAAGCCGTGCTCGAGAACGACCTGCCGGCGCTCGCCGCCTCAGGCGAAAAGGGACTCCTCGAACTGGTGATGGTTTCGCACGCTGGCATCAGCACCGCAGAGTTCGAAGCGATCGTAAAGGACTGGCTCGAAACGGCGCGGCATCCGCGTTTCAAGAAGCGTTACACCGAGATGACATTTCAACCGATGTTGGAGCTGTTGGCCTATCTGCGTGCGAACGACTTCAAAACGTTCATCGTTTCCGGCGGCGGAGTCGAATTCATGCGGCCGATGACTCAGGCGGTCTACGGTATTCCGCCCGAACAAGTCGTCGGATCGTCGATTAAAACACAATATGAGGTCAAAGACGGCAAACCGATGCTGATGCGATTGGCCGAGATCGATTTCATCGACGACAAGACCGGCAAGCCAGTCGGTATCAACAAATTCATCGGCAAGCGTCCGATCGCGTCGTTCGGCAACTCGGCTGGAGACCGCGAGATGCTGCAGTGGACCGGCGCGGGCGATGGAGCGCGGCTGATGATGCTGGTCTTCCACGACGATGCCGAGCGTGAATATGCCTATGGTCCAGCGAACGGACTGCCCGACACCAAGTTCGGCACGTTCCCGCAGTCGCTGATGGATGAAGCCAATGAAAAAGGTTGGCACGTGATCAGCATGAAAAACGACTGGAAGTCGATCCACCCAGGCGACGCAGAGTAA
- a CDS encoding arylsulfatase has product MKRSATALASLAAVLFLTPMTAHAEDKAKAKKPNILFIVSDDTGYGDLGPYGGGEGRGMPTPNIDRMAKEGMTFFSFYAQPSCTPGRAAMQTGRIPNRSGMTTVAFQGQGGGLPAAEWTLASVLKKGGYKTYFTGKWHLGEADYALPNAQGYDVMEHCFLYHCNAYTYGDPTWFPDMDPKLRSMFNKVTKGSLSGNAGEKAKEDFKVNGQYVDKPGENVTIEGVNYPDGVVGIPFMDQYVEASGIKFLEEAAKNPDEPFFINVNFMKVHQPNLPAPEFKHKSLSKSKYADSMVELDTRIGNITAKLKELGLDKDTLVFYTTDNGAWQDVYPDAGYTPFRGTKGTVREGGNRVPAIAVWPDNIAPGVKNHDIVGGLDLMATFASVAGVELPEKDREGEPIYFDSYDMTPVLTGKGKSAREAWFYFTEVELTPGAARVGNYKALFNIRGDDGAATGGLAVDSNLGWKGPEKYVAVVPQVFDLWADPQERYDIFMNNFTERTWTLVTINESIKELMKTYVKYPPRKLQSEVYTGPITIPQYQRFQHVRESLKKEGFSLPLPTGN; this is encoded by the coding sequence ATGAAACGAAGTGCCACCGCACTGGCCAGCTTAGCCGCAGTCCTTTTCCTGACACCGATGACGGCACACGCCGAAGATAAAGCCAAAGCTAAAAAGCCAAACATCTTGTTCATCGTCTCCGACGACACTGGATACGGCGATCTCGGTCCCTACGGTGGCGGCGAGGGACGCGGCATGCCGACGCCGAACATCGATCGGATGGCCAAAGAAGGGATGACCTTCTTCTCCTTCTACGCTCAACCAAGCTGCACGCCCGGTCGCGCTGCGATGCAGACCGGCCGGATCCCGAACCGCAGCGGCATGACGACCGTCGCGTTTCAGGGACAAGGCGGCGGACTGCCCGCTGCCGAATGGACCCTCGCGTCGGTGCTGAAGAAGGGTGGCTACAAAACCTACTTCACCGGCAAGTGGCATCTTGGCGAAGCTGACTACGCGCTGCCAAACGCTCAGGGATACGATGTGATGGAACATTGCTTCCTTTATCACTGCAACGCTTACACCTACGGCGACCCGACTTGGTTCCCCGACATGGATCCCAAGCTGCGGTCGATGTTCAACAAAGTCACCAAGGGATCGCTCTCGGGCAACGCTGGTGAGAAAGCCAAAGAAGACTTTAAAGTCAACGGCCAGTACGTCGACAAGCCAGGCGAAAACGTCACCATCGAAGGAGTCAATTATCCCGATGGCGTCGTCGGAATTCCTTTTATGGATCAGTATGTCGAAGCGTCGGGCATCAAGTTTCTTGAGGAAGCGGCTAAGAATCCCGACGAACCGTTTTTCATCAACGTCAACTTCATGAAGGTTCACCAGCCGAACCTGCCGGCTCCCGAGTTCAAGCACAAGTCGCTCTCGAAGTCGAAGTACGCCGACTCGATGGTCGAGCTCGATACGCGAATCGGAAACATCACCGCCAAGCTCAAGGAACTCGGACTCGACAAAGATACGCTTGTCTTCTACACGACCGACAATGGTGCGTGGCAAGACGTTTATCCCGATGCCGGCTACACCCCGTTCCGTGGAACCAAGGGAACCGTGCGTGAAGGTGGCAATCGAGTTCCAGCCATCGCGGTATGGCCGGACAACATCGCACCCGGTGTGAAGAATCACGACATCGTCGGTGGTTTGGATCTGATGGCGACGTTCGCTTCGGTCGCCGGTGTTGAATTGCCCGAGAAGGATCGCGAAGGCGAACCGATCTACTTCGACAGTTACGACATGACCCCAGTGCTAACCGGCAAGGGAAAGAGCGCCCGTGAAGCGTGGTTCTACTTCACTGAAGTCGAACTCACACCGGGTGCGGCTCGCGTCGGCAACTACAAGGCGTTGTTCAACATTCGTGGCGACGACGGTGCAGCGACCGGCGGTCTTGCTGTCGACTCCAACCTGGGATGGAAGGGACCTGAAAAGTATGTCGCCGTGGTTCCTCAAGTGTTTGACCTGTGGGCGGATCCTCAGGAGCGTTACGACATTTTTATGAACAACTTCACCGAGCGAACTTGGACTCTCGTGACGATCAACGAGTCGATCAAAGAGCTGATGAAGACTTACGTCAAGTATCCGCCGCGTAAACTGCAGAGCGAAGTCTACACCGGCCCGATCACGATTCCGCAATACCAGCGGTTCCAGCATGTGAGAGAGTCGCTGAAGAAGGAAGGCTTCTCGCTTCCATTGCCGACGGGCAACTGA
- a CDS encoding VIT domain-containing protein yields the protein MSRTIATIATCASLCLSLFWISPAQAQGLLIASEPGIGDRLPRPIRPPWKPSPHPRPRPTTPGFLYDIARLEIDASIQGQIAQVQVDQTFKNVTSRTLQVKFVFPLPDDGAIDEMTFMVDGEELTGRLLEADKAREIYEGYVRRSKDPALVQWIGHGMFQTQVFPVPPGAERTVTLQYSQICRRSGSMNDWTLPLAPTQFTSQPIGEIVIRGRIRSDAKLGNVYSPTHDVDFDRRDDHRSEFKYTAKKHVPASDFRVLWEAGDSPLQMSLITHRPDPNEDGYFLMLLQPSLPESDPANDKVGKNIVVVVDKSGSMRGEKIEQARRASRYVVDQLKPQDRFTLITYDSDVDTFNNQLIAADPATREDATDYIDSILAGGSTNIDAALSKALAATKGSDGPAYVVFMSDGQPTVGEKNGMKIADKASKQIASGTRLFSLGIGHDVNSRLLDKLAEVCFGQTMYVRPGEPLDDVVKKLYDRIGAPALTGAKLEITVDGRQGATRMLYPSEIYDLFSGDQLVIAGRYRRDGDVQIKLTGEFEGESQEFVFDGKFAKQTDDSKNVFVERLWATRRIGQIIDEIDLYGEQSELVDELILLSKKHGILTPYTAYLAEEKTDLNDRAAGRELAQVQLHRLHAESGADAFHQRSFKSQLKQANRGIQSSNQSIIAPAAPAAGASQSLGRPAPSAGNVARPGVLGGKPSGSAIRPAPNVAAAEPEAPHSSLPRVKQIATKTFYLKNNRYVDAEATKEQIEAATKVTQFSDAYFGLLDKLGKKMNPYLTESVEILVVVDGKPFLILP from the coding sequence ATGTCGCGAACAATTGCCACGATCGCCACCTGCGCCAGCCTGTGTCTGTCGCTGTTCTGGATTTCGCCAGCCCAGGCGCAAGGCCTGCTGATCGCTTCGGAACCTGGGATCGGCGATCGGTTGCCGCGGCCGATTCGACCGCCGTGGAAGCCGAGTCCGCATCCTCGGCCGCGACCGACGACTCCAGGTTTCCTGTACGACATCGCTCGACTGGAAATCGATGCTTCCATCCAAGGGCAGATCGCTCAAGTGCAAGTCGATCAGACGTTCAAGAATGTCACAAGTCGGACGCTGCAGGTGAAGTTTGTCTTCCCGCTGCCCGACGATGGAGCGATCGATGAGATGACATTTATGGTCGATGGCGAAGAGTTGACCGGCCGGCTGCTGGAAGCTGACAAAGCGCGGGAGATCTACGAGGGGTACGTGCGGCGCAGCAAAGATCCGGCGTTGGTTCAATGGATTGGGCATGGAATGTTCCAAACGCAAGTCTTCCCCGTACCGCCGGGAGCCGAGCGAACGGTGACGCTACAATATTCGCAGATCTGCCGTCGCAGCGGTTCGATGAACGACTGGACGCTGCCGCTGGCACCCACTCAGTTCACTAGCCAACCGATCGGCGAGATCGTGATCCGCGGCCGGATCCGCAGCGACGCGAAGCTGGGCAATGTCTACAGTCCCACGCACGATGTCGACTTCGATCGCCGCGACGATCATCGCAGCGAATTCAAATACACGGCCAAGAAGCATGTCCCCGCGAGCGACTTTCGCGTCCTGTGGGAAGCGGGAGACAGCCCGCTGCAGATGTCGTTGATCACACACCGCCCCGACCCGAACGAGGACGGGTACTTCTTGATGTTGCTGCAACCGTCGCTGCCCGAGTCCGATCCGGCAAATGACAAGGTTGGCAAGAACATCGTGGTTGTGGTCGACAAGAGTGGCAGCATGCGAGGCGAGAAGATCGAACAGGCACGCCGCGCGTCGCGCTACGTCGTCGACCAACTAAAACCGCAAGATCGATTCACCTTGATCACCTACGATAGTGACGTCGACACGTTCAACAACCAATTGATCGCGGCCGATCCCGCGACTCGCGAGGACGCAACCGATTACATCGATTCGATTTTGGCCGGCGGCAGCACCAATATCGACGCCGCGCTCAGCAAAGCCTTGGCGGCGACCAAGGGAAGCGACGGGCCAGCTTATGTGGTTTTCATGAGCGATGGCCAGCCGACCGTTGGTGAGAAAAACGGGATGAAGATCGCTGACAAAGCGTCCAAACAAATCGCTTCTGGAACGCGATTGTTCAGTTTGGGGATCGGTCACGATGTGAACAGCCGCCTGTTGGACAAACTGGCGGAAGTCTGCTTCGGTCAAACGATGTATGTTCGTCCGGGGGAACCGTTGGATGATGTTGTCAAAAAACTTTACGACCGCATCGGCGCTCCGGCGCTGACCGGTGCCAAGTTGGAGATCACCGTCGATGGCCGCCAGGGAGCGACGCGAATGCTGTATCCCTCCGAAATCTATGACCTCTTCTCGGGCGATCAACTAGTGATCGCGGGACGCTACCGCCGCGATGGCGATGTGCAGATCAAGCTGACGGGAGAGTTTGAGGGCGAATCGCAGGAGTTTGTGTTCGACGGCAAATTCGCGAAACAGACCGACGATTCAAAAAATGTCTTCGTCGAGCGCTTGTGGGCGACGCGGCGGATCGGTCAGATCATCGACGAGATCGATCTGTATGGAGAGCAGAGTGAATTGGTGGACGAACTGATTCTACTGTCGAAGAAGCATGGAATTCTGACTCCCTATACCGCTTATCTGGCCGAAGAGAAGACCGATCTGAACGATCGCGCCGCGGGCCGCGAGTTGGCTCAAGTGCAACTGCACCGGTTGCATGCCGAATCGGGAGCCGACGCCTTCCATCAGCGTTCGTTTAAATCGCAGCTGAAACAAGCGAATCGTGGAATCCAAAGTTCCAATCAATCGATCATCGCTCCCGCAGCGCCAGCGGCGGGTGCAAGCCAAAGCTTGGGACGGCCTGCGCCGAGTGCAGGCAACGTTGCCAGGCCAGGTGTCCTAGGTGGAAAGCCGAGTGGTTCAGCGATCAGACCGGCGCCGAACGTGGCGGCGGCTGAACCGGAGGCACCGCACAGCAGCCTGCCTCGCGTCAAACAGATCGCGACGAAAACGTTCTATTTGAAGAACAATCGCTACGTCGACGCCGAGGCAACCAAAGAGCAGATCGAAGCGGCGACCAAGGTCACTCAGTTCAGCGACGCCTACTTTGGCTTGCTCGACAAGCTTGGCAAGAAGATGAATCCCTATCTCACCGAATCGGTGGAGATCCTGGTTGTCGTCGATGGCAAGCCGTTTCTGATCTTGCCGTAA
- a CDS encoding sulfatase-like hydrolase/transferase, translated as MIRAIVMLVCAWAFIGSAFAERKPNVILIMADDVSWECFGCYGAKDYKTPNIDALAAKGMQFNNCYSTPICTPSRVKLMTGQYNFRNYTHFGYLNPRDKTFAQMLKHAGYKTAIAGKWQLNGLYHRADGCTDAGRVHDAGFDEYCLWQVTKTVADEGGGERFWSPPLEQNGRMLTKQDNDGLYGPDIMSDYLCDFIQRNRDDPFFVYYPTVLVHNPFVATPDTIGDGDRTHQANKAPKGKAAKKKNFVAMVNYLDKIVGKIVQRVEDIGQLENTLILFTADNGTDRRIASAWNGREVVGGKGTTTDMGTHVPLVAYWKGHTPVGAKRDDLIDFTDFYATLADAAGVVLGADDPVDGLSFLPQLQGRPGNPRDWVVCHYQPYWGKFEGRQFTRNGFFKLYRDGSFYRIPDDLDEAKDLAVGDAGIAGESARRFLQQVMQTLPPAPPVQAGKAATTRPVHPDWPNITDPND; from the coding sequence ATGATTCGGGCGATCGTGATGCTGGTCTGTGCGTGGGCGTTTATCGGCTCGGCGTTTGCGGAACGGAAGCCGAATGTGATCTTGATCATGGCCGACGATGTCAGTTGGGAATGTTTTGGTTGCTACGGAGCGAAGGACTACAAAACTCCTAACATCGACGCCTTGGCGGCAAAGGGGATGCAGTTCAACAACTGTTACTCCACGCCGATCTGTACGCCATCGCGTGTTAAATTGATGACCGGCCAATACAACTTCCGCAACTACACGCACTTCGGATATCTGAATCCACGCGACAAGACATTTGCTCAGATGCTGAAGCACGCCGGTTACAAAACTGCCATCGCGGGGAAATGGCAACTCAACGGACTCTATCATCGCGCCGACGGTTGTACCGATGCGGGGCGAGTCCACGACGCGGGGTTTGATGAGTATTGTCTTTGGCAGGTGACTAAAACCGTAGCCGACGAAGGGGGCGGCGAACGTTTTTGGAGTCCACCGTTGGAACAGAACGGCCGGATGCTAACAAAACAAGACAACGACGGATTGTATGGTCCCGATATCATGTCGGACTATCTTTGCGACTTCATCCAACGCAATCGAGACGACCCGTTTTTCGTCTACTACCCAACCGTTCTGGTTCACAATCCGTTTGTCGCCACGCCCGATACGATCGGCGATGGCGATCGCACTCACCAGGCCAATAAAGCTCCCAAAGGCAAGGCGGCGAAAAAGAAAAACTTTGTAGCGATGGTTAACTATCTCGACAAAATCGTTGGCAAGATCGTCCAACGCGTCGAAGATATTGGTCAGTTGGAAAACACGCTGATCTTATTCACCGCCGACAATGGAACCGACCGACGGATTGCGTCGGCTTGGAATGGTCGCGAAGTGGTGGGAGGGAAAGGGACGACAACCGACATGGGAACCCACGTGCCGCTGGTTGCGTATTGGAAGGGCCATACGCCGGTCGGAGCTAAGCGAGACGACCTTATCGATTTCACCGATTTCTATGCGACGTTAGCCGATGCTGCGGGAGTCGTTTTGGGGGCCGACGATCCCGTCGACGGACTCAGCTTTCTGCCGCAGTTGCAAGGTCGCCCCGGGAATCCACGCGATTGGGTCGTCTGCCACTATCAACCGTATTGGGGAAAGTTCGAGGGCCGCCAATTCACCCGGAACGGCTTCTTTAAACTCTATCGCGATGGCAGTTTCTATCGCATCCCCGACGACTTGGATGAAGCCAAAGATCTCGCCGTGGGCGACGCTGGCATCGCAGGGGAATCGGCTCGGCGTTTCCTGCAACAGGTGATGCAGACGCTTCCCCCTGCACCGCCCGTGCAAGCGGGGAAAGCTGCAACGACGCGTCCCGTCCATCCCGATTGGCCTAACATCACCGACCCCAACGATTAA
- a CDS encoding SHD1 domain-containing protein, with translation MIPLHSLIRPSVLLVLCLVAHLPVSAIDPVRPGDQVEVYYHSKWYPGEVLAYKNKVALVRYTFISPREGKFALDSIRFPNDEGSWMIWRDLSGKFKIEARLVGRSETHVKLMKEDGSVAEVPIASLAASLQARLAKIVKAEKEFVDSALVRIGDQVEVKHLRTWTPATVISLLPDGAVVEYSFAGQVRQSEFKYVDMRYPNGEGPWSDWKDVTGKYQVKARYITHDETDVYLLLEGDKRIKLPRSKLAPAIETELAKRAVLTRRPDEVEFSTAGVDFKDLPSWTRFGKGLGENTGGILSSITAPPSTSPADGVFKVELERVGKIGPVFYVDDAPTPMICLVVTPEKQDGFNPISLYWIDLETRSVLPGPNFFEGEVILGYSAAQQRLITAEGLDLRKSASRFCSYRLAAGQRQAKPEWKWAVPEMSFVSSRERLSADFVGSDNVLIAYGGAVTMWDLEARRAEYVVPTSYNDFDLSPDQRFFFTNQFNHATALDTGSGEPVATFGGASSHFTQDGTHVTSVGTFSSELISLANPTDRAALYGGKRSQDGAGAKSALIGTEWLFRDNHLYNLQRQLLSWTYATEDLTLLLRQPVGNRCLIVATDETNSSSTEIHVGVKTIPSDENLASMTSLGDEQLYVLRPGIQVRLDASAMHPQIVDGVRRAIQEAGWSESATSDIVIKAEAKRGKPQTQTYSVSRFGFGSGGGSQPDQTITASPWMQYVSVEQSGESLWGAGGGGAIPSFVTTREGESLEAEIRKCEQVSYDLFQSFTFPEKVLAPKWANGFGTTMLTPTGFVDRPVAP, from the coding sequence ATGATTCCATTACATTCTCTGATTCGACCGAGCGTGTTGCTGGTGCTTTGCCTGGTTGCTCATCTGCCCGTTTCGGCAATCGACCCCGTTCGTCCCGGTGACCAAGTCGAAGTCTACTACCATTCAAAATGGTATCCGGGAGAAGTCCTGGCCTATAAAAACAAAGTGGCCTTGGTTCGCTATACGTTTATCTCGCCGCGCGAAGGAAAGTTTGCGCTCGATTCGATCCGTTTTCCCAACGACGAGGGCTCTTGGATGATCTGGCGAGATCTTTCTGGAAAGTTCAAGATCGAAGCGCGGTTGGTCGGCCGCAGCGAGACTCACGTCAAATTGATGAAAGAGGATGGATCGGTCGCCGAAGTCCCGATCGCCAGTCTGGCCGCGTCGCTCCAAGCGCGGCTAGCCAAGATCGTGAAGGCTGAAAAGGAGTTTGTCGATTCCGCGCTGGTTCGTATCGGGGATCAAGTGGAAGTCAAGCACTTGAGAACCTGGACACCGGCGACTGTCATCAGCCTGTTGCCCGATGGAGCGGTTGTGGAGTACAGCTTTGCGGGGCAAGTCCGACAGTCGGAGTTCAAATATGTCGATATGCGTTATCCCAATGGCGAAGGTCCATGGTCGGATTGGAAGGACGTCACCGGGAAGTACCAGGTCAAAGCGAGATACATCACTCACGATGAGACCGATGTCTACCTGCTGCTGGAAGGGGATAAGCGGATCAAGTTGCCACGCTCCAAATTGGCGCCGGCAATCGAAACCGAACTGGCCAAACGCGCTGTCTTAACGCGACGCCCGGACGAAGTGGAATTTTCGACTGCTGGCGTCGATTTCAAAGACTTGCCATCGTGGACTCGTTTTGGGAAAGGCTTGGGCGAGAACACCGGCGGCATCCTCAGTTCGATCACCGCGCCGCCGTCAACCTCGCCTGCCGATGGCGTTTTTAAGGTCGAACTGGAACGCGTGGGGAAGATCGGCCCGGTCTTCTACGTCGACGATGCACCAACGCCGATGATCTGTCTGGTCGTGACACCGGAAAAGCAGGACGGGTTTAATCCGATCTCGTTGTATTGGATCGATCTGGAGACTCGCAGCGTTTTACCGGGGCCGAACTTCTTCGAAGGGGAAGTCATCTTGGGCTACTCCGCGGCTCAGCAGCGTTTGATCACTGCCGAGGGCTTGGATCTGCGGAAATCAGCGAGTCGGTTCTGCAGTTATCGCTTGGCGGCTGGGCAGCGACAAGCCAAGCCGGAGTGGAAGTGGGCCGTCCCGGAGATGTCGTTTGTCTCTTCGCGCGAACGACTGTCAGCCGATTTTGTCGGTTCCGACAACGTGCTGATCGCGTACGGCGGCGCGGTCACGATGTGGGATCTGGAAGCTCGCCGGGCGGAATATGTCGTGCCGACCAGCTACAACGATTTTGACCTCAGTCCCGATCAGCGGTTTTTCTTCACCAACCAATTCAATCACGCAACGGCGCTCGATACCGGTTCCGGAGAACCGGTCGCCACGTTCGGCGGCGCCAGCAGTCATTTCACTCAAGACGGAACCCACGTGACCAGCGTGGGAACCTTCAGTTCCGAATTGATTTCACTCGCCAACCCGACCGATCGCGCTGCGTTGTATGGCGGCAAACGATCGCAAGATGGTGCCGGAGCAAAATCGGCGTTGATCGGAACGGAGTGGCTGTTCCGCGACAATCACCTCTACAACTTGCAGCGGCAGTTGCTGTCGTGGACCTACGCCACCGAAGACTTGACGCTGTTGTTGCGGCAACCGGTGGGGAACCGATGTTTGATCGTGGCGACCGATGAGACAAACTCCAGCAGCACCGAGATCCATGTCGGTGTGAAAACGATTCCAAGCGATGAGAACCTGGCATCGATGACAAGCCTGGGCGACGAGCAGTTGTATGTGCTGCGGCCCGGGATTCAGGTGCGGTTGGATGCGTCGGCGATGCACCCGCAGATCGTCGATGGGGTGCGGCGAGCGATTCAAGAAGCGGGGTGGTCGGAATCTGCAACCAGCGACATCGTCATCAAGGCGGAAGCGAAGCGAGGCAAGCCGCAAACTCAAACCTATTCCGTCTCGCGATTTGGCTTCGGTTCGGGCGGCGGATCTCAGCCCGATCAAACGATCACCGCCAGTCCTTGGATGCAGTACGTGTCGGTGGAACAATCGGGTGAGAGTTTGTGGGGCGCTGGCGGCGGTGGCGCGATACCCTCGTTTGTCACGACGCGCGAAGGAGAGTCCTTGGAGGCGGAGATTCGCAAGTGCGAACAAGTCTCCTACGATCTGTTTCAGTCGTTTACATTTCCGGAGAAAGTGTTGGCTCCCAAATGGGCTAATGGTTTTGGTACCACCATGCTAACTCCCACAGGCTTTGTCGATCGTCCGGTCGCTCCTTAA
- a CDS encoding methyltransferase family protein has product MSRLLVAIQVVASAAIVLSARPTGEYPIGMTIAAAGIALGAWAIASMGIRSVSVMPELKSQTRLTTTGPYRLIRHPMYTALLTFTAGLAFSPFAIWKLILWAITLAVLIAKAKIEEQQLRDRFPEYDRYAQQTKRFLPYIF; this is encoded by the coding sequence ATGTCGCGCCTGTTAGTTGCAATCCAAGTCGTCGCCTCCGCTGCCATCGTGCTTTCGGCTCGCCCCACAGGCGAATACCCAATCGGCATGACGATCGCCGCCGCTGGGATTGCTCTGGGAGCCTGGGCGATTGCTTCGATGGGGATTCGCAGCGTTTCGGTGATGCCCGAACTGAAGTCCCAGACGCGACTGACGACAACGGGCCCCTATCGATTGATAAGGCACCCGATGTACACCGCGTTGCTGACGTTCACAGCTGGATTGGCGTTCAGTCCGTTTGCGATCTGGAAGCTGATTCTGTGGGCGATCACCCTAGCAGTGCTAATTGCCAAAGCGAAGATAGAAGAGCAACAACTGCGGGACAGATTCCCCGAATACGATCGCTACGCCCAGCAAACCAAACGTTTTCTGCCGTACATCTTCTAA